The following proteins come from a genomic window of Spirochaetaceae bacterium:
- a CDS encoding sulfatase-like hydrolase/transferase translates to MAKRPHVLLIVTDHWPAALFGCAGHPAIQTPTLDALASSGIRYTNAYSECPVCIPARRTLMTGTSPRTHGDRVFSERMPMPDLPTLAGTFRAAGYQANAVGKLHVYPQRDRIGFDDVILDEEGRTQYGVTDDYELFLGDEGFPGQQFGHGMGNNRYVSRPWHLPEHTHATNWATAAMVRTIKRRDPTRPAFWYLSYRHPHPPLVPLAAYLDQYREPVDEPCLGSWARDPAAMPLRLRAVRERTAYLATPAQVDAARRAFYALCTHIDHQLSVVIGTLREEALLDDTIICFTSDHGDMLGNHGMWGKQLFYEYSANVPFLLIGADSASSRIEPGVDHRLVGLADVMPTLLELADVDVPETVEGRSAVTATPRPSLYGEMSDDIYASRMLHDGRHKLIYYPAGNRSQLFDLQTDPSELTDLGGAPESDAVRRRLEASLVEQLYGNDLAWVRDGELIGVPDRTYRPGGNKDLGSQRGGHWPPPPRTDMQQIRWLTGST, encoded by the coding sequence ATGGCAAAACGTCCTCACGTGCTCCTGATCGTCACCGACCACTGGCCGGCGGCCCTGTTCGGCTGCGCCGGCCATCCGGCGATCCAGACCCCTACCCTCGACGCGCTCGCGTCCAGCGGCATCCGCTATACCAACGCCTACTCCGAGTGTCCGGTGTGCATTCCCGCCCGCCGCACGCTGATGACCGGCACCAGCCCGCGCACCCATGGCGACCGCGTGTTCTCCGAACGCATGCCGATGCCCGACCTGCCCACCCTCGCCGGCACGTTCCGGGCCGCCGGCTACCAGGCCAACGCCGTGGGCAAGCTGCACGTCTACCCGCAGCGCGACCGCATCGGCTTCGACGACGTGATTCTTGACGAGGAGGGGCGCACGCAGTACGGCGTTACCGACGACTACGAGCTGTTTCTCGGCGACGAAGGCTTCCCCGGCCAGCAGTTCGGTCACGGCATGGGCAACAACCGCTACGTCAGCCGCCCGTGGCACCTGCCGGAGCACACTCATGCCACCAACTGGGCCACCGCGGCGATGGTGCGCACCATCAAGCGCCGCGATCCCACCAGGCCCGCGTTCTGGTACCTCTCGTACCGCCATCCGCATCCGCCGCTGGTGCCGCTGGCCGCCTATCTCGACCAGTACCGCGAGCCGGTCGACGAGCCCTGCCTCGGGAGCTGGGCGCGGGACCCCGCCGCCATGCCGCTGCGCCTGCGCGCGGTGCGGGAGCGGACCGCGTACCTGGCGACTCCGGCCCAGGTGGACGCCGCCCGCCGCGCCTTCTACGCCCTGTGCACCCACATCGACCACCAGCTCAGCGTGGTGATCGGCACCCTGCGCGAGGAGGCGCTGCTCGACGACACCATCATCTGCTTCACCTCCGACCACGGCGACATGCTCGGCAACCACGGCATGTGGGGCAAGCAGTTGTTCTACGAGTACTCGGCCAACGTGCCGTTCCTGCTGATCGGAGCGGACAGCGCGAGCAGCCGCATCGAGCCGGGCGTCGATCACCGCCTCGTCGGCCTGGCGGACGTGATGCCGACCCTGCTGGAACTCGCCGACGTGGACGTGCCCGAGACCGTCGAGGGCCGCTCCGCGGTCACCGCCACGCCGCGCCCCTCGCTGTACGGCGAAATGAGCGACGACATTTACGCCAGCCGCATGCTGCACGACGGGCGCCATAAGCTGATCTACTACCCGGCGGGCAACCGCAGCCAGCTCTTCGACCTGCAAACCGACCCGAGCGAGTTGACCGACCTGGGCGGCGCCCCGGAATCGGACGCCGTTCGCCGACGCCTGGAGGCAAGCCTGGTGGAGCAGCTCTACGGCAACGACCTGGCGTGGGTGCGCGACGGCGAGCTGATCGGTGTGCCCGACCGCACCTACCGCCCCGGCGGCAACAAGGACCTCGGCAGCCAGCGCGGCGGCCACTGGCCACCGCCGCCGCGCACCGACATGCAGCAGATCCGCTGGCTCACCGGCTCCACCTGA
- a CDS encoding sialidase family protein yields MARLREPAPPPTVPGVVVNHTPAARQQYNGCPSIAVLPDGDYVASHSLFGPGATNTDSFIYRSGDRGQSWRRIADVHGQIWSKLFVHRGDLYLIGTDHCDRYGGRLNGRVVIRRSTDGGATWSDARGAGGGLLSDEDGYHTAAVALAEHGGRLWKAMEFAPEPDRKTWQAFVISAPVDADLLDRASWTSSERLSHLWSGNQWIEGNVVVAPGGELLNVLRQDQSPDRFATGAPERAVAVRIAPDGGSLDHDPDRGYLSFPGANTKFTVGHDPVSGCYLALVNPQERPTDYRSRLVLSASRDLWRWHIVSELLHHPDPAKHAFQYVDWVFDGDDIIYLSRTAYDDDHGGAHRAHDANFTTFHRIPRFRSLLRVLSRE; encoded by the coding sequence ATGGCGCGATTGCGCGAACCCGCTCCCCCGCCGACGGTGCCGGGTGTGGTGGTGAACCACACGCCCGCCGCCCGGCAGCAGTACAATGGGTGCCCGTCGATCGCCGTGCTGCCGGACGGCGACTACGTGGCCAGTCACTCGCTGTTCGGACCCGGCGCCACCAACACCGACAGCTTCATCTACCGTTCCGGCGACCGCGGGCAGTCGTGGCGGCGCATCGCCGACGTGCACGGCCAGATCTGGTCGAAGCTGTTCGTGCATCGCGGCGACCTCTACCTGATCGGCACCGACCACTGCGACCGCTACGGCGGACGGCTGAACGGCAGAGTGGTGATCCGCCGTTCCACCGACGGCGGCGCCACCTGGAGTGACGCACGCGGCGCGGGCGGCGGCCTGCTCAGCGACGAGGACGGCTACCACACCGCGGCGGTGGCCCTGGCCGAGCACGGCGGCCGCCTGTGGAAGGCGATGGAGTTCGCGCCCGAACCGGACCGCAAGACCTGGCAGGCGTTCGTGATCTCGGCGCCGGTCGATGCCGATCTGCTCGACCGCGCAAGCTGGACCTCCAGCGAGCGCCTGTCCCACCTGTGGTCGGGCAACCAGTGGATCGAGGGCAACGTGGTCGTCGCTCCCGGCGGCGAGCTGTTGAACGTACTGCGCCAGGACCAGTCACCCGACCGTTTCGCTACCGGCGCGCCCGAGCGCGCGGTGGCGGTGCGGATAGCGCCGGACGGAGGTAGCCTCGATCACGACCCGGATCGCGGCTACCTCAGTTTCCCCGGCGCCAACACCAAGTTCACCGTTGGCCACGATCCGGTCAGCGGCTGTTACCTGGCCCTGGTCAACCCGCAGGAGCGGCCCACCGACTACCGCAGCCGCCTGGTGCTCAGCGCCTCCCGCGACCTCTGGCGGTGGCACATCGTCAGCGAGTTGCTCCACCACCCCGACCCGGCCAAGCACGCGTTCCAGTACGTGGACTGGGTGTTCGACGGCGACGACATCATCTACCTGTCGCGCACCGCCTACGACGACGACCACGGTGGCGCCCACCGCGCCCACGACGCCAACTTCACCACCTTCCACCGCATCCCGCGGTTCCGGTCGCTCCTGCGGGTTCTGAGCCGCGAATAG
- a CDS encoding VOC family protein, with translation MEQRLSIVTLGVDDLPRARAFYEALGWRIAHEDLAESIVTFTLNGVGVALYPRVKLLEDIGVPGIDGSPTGAVTLAHNVRTREEVAAVLAEAERAGGTVVKPAQDVFWGGHSGYFQDLDGHLWEVAWNPGSPLDGDGNFAW, from the coding sequence ATGGAACAGCGGCTCAGCATCGTTACGTTGGGCGTGGACGATCTGCCGCGTGCACGGGCATTCTACGAGGCGCTCGGCTGGCGCATTGCACACGAGGACCTGGCCGAGTCCATCGTGACCTTCACGCTCAATGGCGTCGGGGTTGCCCTCTATCCACGCGTCAAGCTGCTGGAGGACATCGGAGTGCCCGGCATCGACGGCTCGCCTACCGGCGCCGTCACCCTGGCTCATAACGTCAGGACTCGCGAGGAGGTTGCCGCGGTGCTCGCCGAGGCCGAGCGCGCCGGCGGCACCGTCGTCAAGCCGGCGCAGGATGTGTTCTGGGGCGGGCACTCGGGCTACTTTCAGGATCTCGACGGACACCTGTGGGAAGTGGCCTGGAACCCCGGTTCGCCGCTCGACGGCGACGGCAACTTCGCCTGGTAA
- a CDS encoding GNAT family N-acetyltransferase: protein MKRSVRTTYLEIAVEAPLRPPARPRPDYELRQAAVASPEFNRFLYTAVGWRWNWNSRLRWSYAQWQEYLATPGLETWAGYVDGTPAGYFELRPGPAGSGEGVEIVYFGVLPAFVGRALGGYLLGDAVQRGREIGTGRVWLHTCTEDHPHALANYQARGMVAFKVEEETEEILVDGEPWPGAPPPR from the coding sequence GTGAAGCGATCGGTGCGGACAACCTACCTGGAGATTGCGGTGGAGGCGCCGCTACGGCCGCCGGCGCGCCCGCGGCCGGACTACGAGTTGCGGCAGGCGGCGGTGGCGAGCCCGGAGTTCAACCGCTTCCTGTATACCGCCGTGGGCTGGCGCTGGAATTGGAATTCGCGGCTGCGGTGGAGCTACGCGCAGTGGCAGGAGTACCTGGCAACCCCGGGGCTGGAGACCTGGGCCGGCTACGTCGACGGGACGCCGGCCGGGTACTTCGAGTTGCGTCCCGGCCCGGCGGGCAGCGGCGAAGGCGTGGAGATCGTGTATTTCGGCGTGCTGCCGGCGTTCGTGGGCCGCGCCCTCGGCGGCTACCTGCTGGGCGACGCCGTGCAGCGAGGGCGCGAGATCGGCACCGGACGGGTGTGGCTGCATACCTGCACCGAGGACCACCCGCACGCGCTCGCCAACTACCAGGCGCGCGGCATGGTGGCGTTCAAGGTGGAAGAGGAGACCGAGGAGATCCTGGTCGACGGCGAACCGTGGCCGGGCGCCCCGCCGCCGCGCTGA